The sequence GTTGTGGCGGTCTGCGACCGGGAACTAGCCAAAGCCAGCTCCTTGGCCTCAAAGCTTGGTCTCGATTCTGCCTATGGCGACTACAACGAGCTCTTGCGCCATGGCCGCATCGACGCGGTGGCGATTGTGACGCCAGATTTCGCCCACGCTGATATCGCCGTGGCGGCCGCTGCGGCCGGCAAGGACATGCTGATCGAAAAGCCATTGGCGACCACTGTCGATGACGTCGCCAGGACGGTCGAGGCCATCACCTCGGCCGGGGTTAGGGCCATGGTTGATTTACATAATCGCTGGTCACCGCCGTTCAACACGGCGCATAGTTTGCTTGAATCGGGCCGAATTGGTCAGGCCTATTCGGCCTACTTCCGGCTCAACGATACGCGCTGGGTGGCCACGGACATGCTGCCCTGGGCGGCCCAATCTTCGATTCTTTGGTTCTTGGGCAGCCATTCGATTGACGCCTTGCGCTGGTTTTTCGATGACGAGGTAGCTCGCGTCTTTACCGTGGCGCGCAAAGGCCTGCTGGTGGAGGAGGGTGTCGACGCCACCGACGTCTACTTGACCACCTTAGAGTTCACAAAAGGCGGGATCGCCCAAATGGAGAACGGCTGGATCACCCCAAACGCCCATCCATGTATCAATGACATCAAATTCACGCTCCAGGGCACCAAAGG is a genomic window of Micrococcales bacterium containing:
- a CDS encoding Gfo/Idh/MocA family oxidoreductase, whose amino-acid sequence is MTKSQVQIGIVGAGIWGEKHAEIYQAMDGCEVVAVCDRELAKASSLASKLGLDSAYGDYNELLRHGRIDAVAIVTPDFAHADIAVAAAAAGKDMLIEKPLATTVDDVARTVEAITSAGVRAMVDLHNRWSPPFNTAHSLLESGRIGQAYSAYFRLNDTRWVATDMLPWAAQSSILWFLGSHSIDALRWFFDDEVARVFTVARKGLLVEEGVDATDVYLTTLEFTKGGIAQMENGWITPNAHPCINDIKFTLQGTKGTIAIDASNHNLIQCFTDDDMNVPDVVVHNSVFGRPVGFAFESIRSFVECLISGEDFKVSLLDAANGACALIAAEESAAKRQPVTVRYL